In one Aquabacterium sp. OR-4 genomic region, the following are encoded:
- a CDS encoding acetyl-CoA C-acyltransferase — protein sequence MAADPIVIVSAARTPIGGLLGDFAPLAAWELGAVAIQAAVQRAGVPAEAIDEVLMGNCLMAGQGQAPARQALRRAGLPDSAGAVTMSKMCGSGMRTMMFAHDMLAAGSADVMVAGGMESMTNAPHLMFARKGVRYGAAQMFDHMAMDGLEDAYERGKAMGVFAEQCVAKYGFTREAQDNFAIASTTRARQANEDGSFDWEIAPVTLPGKTGDTVVTRDEQPFKAKLDKIPGLKPAFKKDGTITAANASSISDGAAALVLVRESTAARLGLAPIARIVSQAVHAQAPEWFSTAPAGAIDKVLKKAGWDAKSVNLWEVNEAFAAVTMAAMAEFKLPHEIVNVHGGACALGHPIGASGARIVVTLLGALKKQGLRRGVAALCIGGGEATALALEML from the coding sequence ATGGCTGCCGATCCCATCGTCATCGTTTCCGCTGCCCGCACGCCCATCGGCGGCCTGCTGGGTGATTTCGCCCCGCTGGCCGCGTGGGAGCTGGGCGCGGTGGCGATCCAGGCCGCGGTGCAGCGCGCCGGCGTGCCCGCCGAAGCCATCGACGAGGTGCTGATGGGCAATTGCCTGATGGCCGGCCAGGGCCAGGCGCCGGCACGCCAGGCGCTGCGCCGCGCCGGCCTGCCCGATTCAGCCGGGGCGGTGACGATGAGCAAGATGTGCGGCAGCGGCATGCGCACGATGATGTTCGCGCACGACATGCTGGCCGCCGGCAGCGCCGACGTGATGGTGGCCGGCGGCATGGAGAGCATGACCAACGCGCCGCACCTGATGTTTGCGCGCAAGGGCGTGCGCTACGGCGCGGCGCAGATGTTCGACCACATGGCCATGGACGGCCTGGAAGACGCGTACGAGCGTGGCAAGGCCATGGGCGTGTTTGCCGAACAGTGCGTGGCCAAGTACGGCTTCACGCGCGAGGCGCAGGACAATTTCGCCATTGCCAGCACCACGCGCGCCCGGCAGGCCAACGAGGACGGCAGCTTCGATTGGGAGATCGCGCCGGTGACGTTGCCCGGCAAGACCGGCGACACCGTGGTCACGCGCGACGAGCAGCCCTTCAAGGCCAAGCTCGACAAGATTCCCGGCCTGAAGCCCGCGTTCAAGAAGGACGGCACGATCACCGCCGCCAATGCCAGCAGCATCTCCGACGGCGCCGCCGCGCTGGTGCTGGTGCGCGAATCCACCGCGGCGCGCCTGGGCCTCGCGCCCATCGCCCGCATCGTCAGCCAGGCGGTGCACGCCCAGGCGCCCGAGTGGTTCAGCACCGCGCCGGCCGGCGCCATCGACAAGGTGCTGAAGAAGGCCGGCTGGGACGCCAAGAGCGTGAACCTGTGGGAAGTGAACGAGGCCTTTGCCGCCGTGACCATGGCCGCGATGGCCGAGTTCAAGCTGCCGCACGAGATCGTCAACGTGCATGGCGGCGCCTGCGCGCTGGGCCACCCGATCGGCGCCTCGGGCGCGCGCATCGTCGTCACGCTGCTGGGCGCCCTCAAGAAGCAGGGCCTGCGCCGCGGCGTGGCAGCCCTGTGCATTGGGGGGGGTGAAGCCACAGCCTTGGCATTGGAGATGCTCTGA
- a CDS encoding oligopeptide/dipeptide ABC transporter ATP-binding protein — protein sequence MYGGRIVEEGTVRQLIRSPRHPYTQALLASRQHGAMVRGQRLPTIAGSPPDLAALPPGCAFAERCPLATPACREALPPAVTIAAGHIARCHRSDATAAESPAPTATEA from the coding sequence ATGTATGGCGGGCGCATCGTCGAGGAAGGCACGGTGCGCCAGCTGATCCGCAGCCCGCGCCACCCCTACACGCAAGCCCTGCTGGCCAGCCGCCAGCATGGCGCCATGGTGCGCGGCCAGCGCCTGCCCACCATTGCCGGCAGCCCGCCCGACCTGGCCGCCCTGCCACCCGGCTGCGCCTTTGCCGAGCGCTGCCCGCTGGCCACCCCGGCCTGCCGCGAGGCGCTGCCGCCGGCGGTGACCATCGCCGCGGGCCACATCGCGCGCTGCCACCGCAGCGATGCCACGGCCGCAGAATCTCCCGCGCCCACCGCCACCGAGGCCTGA
- a CDS encoding DUF1800 domain-containing protein, protein MCAHRHAPRLLLSGALALLLSACGGGGGGGEASSQASAADEGTKSIAAAATPLLATQRDAVRLADQASFGANEALVTAIRTAGTEAWVAAQLTTSGSSYTRGGDARIDRTADGVDPCAGAGDTCWRDYYSTEPLLWDFYRNAIGRSDQLRQRVAFALGQILVVSAHEVSGTYGWRVYHNALLSNAFGNYREVLRKVTLSPLMGEYLDHVNNDKLAPNENFARELLQLFALGTCQLNADGTLAGSRCLPTYDNATVRAYAYALTGWSYPAGGSSQWGCWPEGANCRYLAGDMVAKPVLQDNQARSLLGGVTVPASRTPAQALNLVLDSLMAHPNMAPFIGRQLIQQLVKSNPTPAYVKRVATAFSSGRFLKGTRSFGTGTRGDLAATVAAVLLDSEARNSAPPLVAEKLREPVLMMTGVLRGLNGRSDGAALGWWWGEGLRQHVFMSPSVFGFYPPNYPVAGTRLVGPAFGVYNANTAFARLNFINALLYWDGFAPESSVPGALGTGVNLAAFRADAADATLLVERLVALATGGRLSAAAKARIVEAVNAWPTTDAGIDWRTERVRTAAYLVYASPAYQVLN, encoded by the coding sequence GTGTGCGCGCACCGACACGCACCGCGCCTGCTGCTGTCGGGTGCCCTGGCCCTGCTGCTGTCCGCCTGCGGTGGCGGCGGTGGTGGCGGTGAGGCCTCCAGCCAGGCCAGCGCGGCCGACGAGGGCACCAAGTCGATCGCCGCGGCCGCCACGCCGCTGCTGGCCACCCAGCGCGATGCGGTGCGTCTGGCCGACCAGGCCAGCTTCGGTGCCAACGAGGCGCTGGTCACCGCCATCCGCACGGCCGGCACCGAGGCCTGGGTGGCGGCGCAGCTGACCACCAGCGGCTCGAGCTACACCCGCGGCGGCGATGCCCGCATCGACCGCACCGCCGACGGCGTCGACCCCTGCGCCGGGGCGGGCGACACCTGCTGGCGCGACTACTACAGCACCGAACCGCTGCTGTGGGACTTCTACCGCAACGCCATCGGCCGCTCCGACCAGCTGCGCCAGCGCGTGGCCTTTGCGCTGGGGCAGATCCTGGTGGTGTCGGCACACGAGGTGTCGGGCACCTACGGCTGGCGGGTCTATCACAACGCGCTGCTCAGCAACGCCTTCGGCAACTACCGCGAGGTGCTGCGCAAGGTGACGCTGTCGCCGCTGATGGGCGAGTACCTCGACCATGTCAACAACGACAAGCTGGCGCCCAACGAGAACTTCGCGCGCGAGCTGCTGCAGCTGTTTGCGCTGGGCACCTGCCAGCTCAATGCCGACGGCACGCTGGCCGGCAGCCGCTGCCTGCCCACCTACGACAACGCCACCGTGCGCGCCTATGCCTATGCGCTGACCGGCTGGAGCTATCCGGCCGGCGGCAGCTCGCAATGGGGCTGCTGGCCCGAGGGCGCCAACTGCCGCTACCTGGCCGGCGACATGGTGGCCAAGCCCGTGCTGCAGGACAACCAGGCCCGCAGCCTGCTCGGCGGCGTGACCGTGCCGGCCAGCCGCACGCCGGCGCAGGCGCTGAACCTGGTGCTCGACTCGCTGATGGCCCATCCCAACATGGCGCCCTTCATCGGCCGGCAGCTGATCCAGCAGCTGGTCAAGAGCAATCCCACGCCGGCCTATGTCAAGCGTGTGGCCACCGCCTTCAGCAGCGGCCGCTTCCTGAAGGGCACCCGCAGCTTCGGCACCGGCACGCGCGGCGACCTGGCAGCCACCGTGGCTGCAGTGCTGCTCGACAGCGAGGCGCGCAACAGCGCGCCGCCGCTGGTGGCCGAGAAGCTGCGCGAACCGGTGCTGATGATGACCGGCGTGCTGCGCGGCCTGAACGGCCGCAGCGATGGCGCCGCGCTGGGCTGGTGGTGGGGCGAAGGCCTGCGCCAGCATGTCTTCATGTCGCCCTCGGTGTTCGGCTTCTACCCGCCCAACTACCCGGTGGCCGGCACGCGGCTGGTGGGGCCGGCGTTCGGCGTCTACAACGCCAACACGGCGTTTGCGCGGCTGAACTTCATCAACGCCCTGCTGTACTGGGACGGCTTTGCGCCCGAAAGCAGCGTGCCCGGCGCGCTGGGCACCGGGGTCAACCTGGCGGCGTTTCGCGCCGATGCGGCCGATGCCACGCTGCTGGTCGAGCGCCTGGTGGCGCTGGCCACCGGCGGGCGCCTGAGCGCGGCGGCCAAGGCGCGCATCGTCGAAGCGGTCAACGCCTGGCCCACCACCGACGCCGGCATCGACTGGCGCACCGAGCGCGTGCGCACGGCGGCCTACCTGGTGTACGCCTCGCCGGCCTACCAGGTGCTGAACTGA
- a CDS encoding DUF1501 domain-containing protein — protein MNAKNSSRPNPLLSRRRLLGWGGALSAGAVGAPLLGPLLAGGGVQAAADDYKALVCLFLYGGNDGMNMVVPRDATRHAQYAAVRGPLALPRASLVPLGADLGLHPAMAPLATAWADGALAPVLNVGPLYAPLSKAQYRAAASGDVLIPESLFSHSDQQMQWESGGTRSIERTGWGGRAAALMATTNPPISFGGNAHFTLSDLRAPWVLPGPGSAFGAEGFYDWSPVTARRAALNALFAEAQKSPLTEAYAGGMREAFEIESRLAPLIGAAVDPVNDRSGIAQAFAGQIDAAGGYFTNQLGAQLYQVARFVHARSTVRGTRQVFFVQMGGFDNHSGQVGTTAMDGTHADLMAEMAAGLAAFWQALKTIGMGDRVTLFTESDFGRTFAPNETAGTDHAWGNHQLVLGGAVAGGRSYGRYPTLALGGPDDVGVDDWELQGRWIPGLSVDQYAATLMRWWGLGEGQLDTALPNLANFGSARNLGFLRA, from the coding sequence ATGAACGCCAAGAATTCCTCCCGCCCGAACCCGCTGCTCTCGCGCCGCCGCCTGCTGGGCTGGGGCGGTGCCCTGTCTGCCGGCGCCGTGGGTGCGCCACTGCTCGGCCCGCTGCTGGCCGGAGGCGGCGTGCAGGCCGCCGCCGACGACTACAAGGCCCTGGTCTGCCTGTTTCTGTACGGCGGCAACGACGGCATGAACATGGTGGTGCCGCGCGACGCCACCCGCCACGCCCAGTACGCCGCGGTGCGCGGCCCGCTGGCGCTGCCGCGCGCCAGCCTGGTGCCGCTGGGCGCCGACCTGGGCCTGCACCCGGCCATGGCCCCGCTGGCCACCGCCTGGGCCGATGGCGCGCTGGCGCCGGTGCTCAACGTGGGCCCGCTGTACGCGCCGCTGAGCAAGGCGCAGTACCGCGCCGCGGCGTCCGGCGATGTACTGATCCCCGAGAGCCTGTTCTCGCACTCCGACCAGCAGATGCAGTGGGAGTCGGGCGGCACGCGCTCGATCGAGCGCACCGGCTGGGGCGGCCGCGCCGCGGCGCTGATGGCCACCACCAACCCGCCGATCAGCTTTGGCGGCAATGCGCACTTCACGCTGTCGGACCTGCGCGCGCCCTGGGTGCTGCCGGGGCCGGGCTCGGCCTTCGGCGCCGAGGGCTTCTACGACTGGAGCCCGGTCACCGCCCGTCGCGCCGCGCTGAACGCGCTGTTCGCCGAGGCGCAGAAGAGCCCGCTCACCGAGGCCTATGCCGGCGGCATGCGCGAGGCCTTCGAGATCGAGTCGCGGCTGGCGCCGCTGATCGGCGCGGCGGTCGATCCGGTCAACGACCGCAGCGGCATCGCCCAGGCCTTTGCCGGCCAGATCGACGCCGCGGGGGGCTACTTCACCAACCAGCTTGGCGCGCAGCTGTACCAGGTGGCGCGCTTCGTCCATGCGCGCAGCACGGTGCGCGGCACGCGGCAGGTGTTTTTTGTGCAGATGGGGGGCTTCGACAACCACTCGGGCCAGGTGGGCACCACCGCGATGGACGGCACCCATGCCGACCTGATGGCCGAGATGGCGGCCGGACTGGCCGCCTTCTGGCAGGCGCTCAAGACCATCGGCATGGGCGATCGCGTGACCCTGTTCACCGAGAGCGACTTCGGCCGCACCTTCGCGCCCAACGAGACCGCCGGCACCGACCATGCCTGGGGCAACCACCAGCTGGTGCTGGGCGGCGCGGTGGCCGGTGGCCGCAGCTACGGTCGCTATCCCACGCTGGCCCTCGGCGGCCCTGATGACGTGGGCGTGGACGACTGGGAGCTGCAGGGCCGCTGGATCCCCGGCCTGTCGGTGGACCAGTACGCCGCCACGCTGATGCGCTGGTGGGGCCTCGGCGAAGGGCAGCTCGACACCGCCCTGCCCAACCTGGCCAACTTCGGCAGCGCGCGCAACCTGGGCTTTCTGCGCGCCTGA
- a CDS encoding YitT family protein, whose protein sequence is MAAPTPAPTPAPAPAPLHSWLDDGHALLAGTLFVALGLVMFANAGLLTGGVAGVAFLVSYATGWSLAACFWLFSLPFFLLAWRRLGPEFTLKSLAAVTAVSLFTALAPRVVRFELLNPWLASVLGGFLIGFGLLALLRHQASVGGVNIVAQWLQRSRGIRAGHVQMAVDIAVVLAALAVVPPLRVLQSVLGAVAIGAILTLNHRPGRYLGV, encoded by the coding sequence ATGGCCGCCCCCACGCCCGCCCCCACGCCCGCCCCCGCCCCGGCGCCGCTGCACAGCTGGCTGGACGACGGCCATGCGCTGCTGGCCGGCACGCTGTTCGTGGCGCTGGGCCTGGTGATGTTTGCCAATGCCGGGCTGCTGACCGGCGGCGTGGCCGGCGTGGCCTTTCTGGTGAGCTACGCCACCGGCTGGAGCCTGGCGGCCTGCTTCTGGCTGTTCAGCCTGCCGTTCTTCTTGCTGGCCTGGCGGCGGCTGGGGCCGGAGTTCACGCTCAAGAGCCTGGCCGCGGTGACGGCGGTGTCGCTGTTCACCGCGCTGGCGCCGCGGGTGGTGCGCTTCGAGCTGCTGAACCCCTGGCTGGCTTCGGTGCTGGGCGGCTTTCTGATCGGCTTCGGCCTGCTGGCCCTGCTGCGCCACCAGGCCAGCGTGGGCGGCGTGAACATCGTGGCGCAGTGGCTGCAGCGCTCGCGCGGCATCCGCGCCGGCCATGTGCAGATGGCCGTGGACATCGCCGTGGTGCTGGCCGCGCTGGCCGTGGTGCCGCCGCTGCGGGTGCTGCAGTCGGTGCTGGGCGCGGTGGCCATCGGCGCCATCCTGACGCTGAACCACCGCCCCGGGCGCTACCTGGGGGTGTGA
- a CDS encoding MaoC family dehydratase, with protein MDTRVNPPMIAAEQGERCQRTLRFSRDDIAAFAQLSGDANPLHHDQQAALRARHGEIIASGQQVSAMLMGLAASHFSRAGEGFTREYLCLNTNFAFKAPVFADQSLELSWAVTEAEWHERLGGWLVQAHGQAGVRLAKPAVVARGTFLVKPVPV; from the coding sequence TTGGATACACGAGTCAACCCGCCGATGATTGCCGCCGAACAAGGTGAACGCTGCCAGCGCACGCTGCGCTTCAGCCGCGATGACATTGCCGCCTTTGCCCAGTTGTCGGGCGATGCCAACCCGCTGCACCACGATCAGCAGGCCGCGCTGCGTGCCCGGCATGGCGAGATCATTGCCAGCGGCCAGCAGGTGTCGGCCATGCTGATGGGCCTGGCGGCCAGCCATTTTTCGCGGGCCGGCGAAGGTTTCACGCGCGAATACCTGTGCCTGAACACCAATTTCGCCTTCAAGGCACCGGTGTTTGCCGACCAGTCGCTCGAGCTCAGCTGGGCCGTGACCGAGGCCGAATGGCATGAGCGCCTGGGCGGCTGGCTGGTGCAGGCCCATGGCCAGGCCGGCGTGCGCCTGGCCAAGCCGGCGGTGGTGGCGCGCGGCACCTTCCTGGTCAAGCCGGTGCCGGTGTGA
- a CDS encoding PEP-CTERM sorting domain-containing protein, translating into MARQTWIRGVAAGALALAAQAALAVPQVISAAQLMLVAPDSGQAQFDTADGWLRVSEQITATMTGSELFGFEGLWLGSGGDSGHYSLSSQRALAWLSLDLIALSAVAGEGTETLAGFAADAPGNLSVSSADGSASLVANSLVPTEEDGRATLTFTAMGSDGFNVFYFHHDQPVPLQGFVLQQIRFETVSPVPEPASAALWLLGAAALAGRRWRGRQALPTPPGAGGSGAQSVSVGAGRS; encoded by the coding sequence ATGGCAAGGCAGACATGGATTCGCGGCGTCGCCGCAGGCGCATTGGCTCTGGCGGCGCAGGCCGCGCTGGCGGTGCCGCAGGTGATCAGCGCGGCGCAGCTGATGCTGGTGGCGCCCGACAGCGGCCAGGCCCAGTTCGACACCGCGGACGGCTGGCTGCGCGTGAGCGAGCAGATCACGGCCACGATGACTGGCAGCGAACTGTTCGGCTTTGAAGGCCTGTGGCTGGGCAGCGGCGGCGATTCCGGCCACTACAGCCTGAGCAGCCAGCGGGCCTTGGCCTGGCTCTCGCTGGACCTGATCGCGCTCAGCGCGGTGGCCGGCGAAGGCACCGAGACGCTCGCAGGCTTTGCGGCCGATGCGCCGGGCAACCTGTCGGTCAGCAGTGCCGACGGCAGCGCCAGCCTGGTGGCCAACAGCCTGGTGCCCACCGAGGAGGACGGCCGCGCCACGCTGACCTTCACGGCGATGGGCAGCGACGGTTTCAACGTCTTCTATTTCCACCACGATCAGCCGGTGCCGCTGCAGGGCTTCGTGCTGCAGCAAATCCGTTTCGAGACGGTCAGCCCGGTGCCCGAACCGGCCAGCGCCGCGCTGTGGCTGCTGGGCGCCGCGGCATTGGCCGGGCGCCGCTGGCGCGGCCGCCAGGCGCTGCCGACGCCCCCCGGAGCCGGGGGTTCGGGCGCTCAATCTGTATCTGTTGGTGCAGGCCGCTCATGA
- a CDS encoding amidase, producing the protein MPLHDPAHAFVPYPEAPVPHAASGPLAGLRFGVKDLFDVAGHPTGGGNPIVLALSGIKTRSAPTVQRLLDAGAAFAGKTVTDELAFSMNGQNAHFGAPVNGAAPERISGGSSSGSAAAVSNRLVDFALGTDTGGSVRAPASHCHLLGLRPTHGRVSLDGALDLAPSLDTCGWFARDAATFARVAEVLLGADARPLPASVRLLWPTALWTLLVPEAAPAVKDAAGRVQAVLGGATPVDVVHESLDAMYWHFRHLQGREAWMTDGPLIERYAPPLGPGVAERFAWSRQVSDAQVAAAWVHRRAISARLDDLLGDDGVLLLPTMPDVAPLRAAPESALEDYRNRAIRLLCLAGLTGLPQLSLPLLWREDAAGGRAPMGLSLLGPRGSDRSLVALAERLAAAGVGV; encoded by the coding sequence ATGCCGCTGCACGACCCCGCCCACGCCTTCGTGCCCTACCCCGAGGCACCGGTGCCGCATGCCGCCAGCGGCCCGCTGGCCGGCCTGCGCTTTGGCGTGAAGGACTTGTTCGACGTAGCCGGCCACCCCACCGGCGGCGGCAACCCCATCGTGCTGGCCCTGTCGGGCATCAAGACCCGCAGCGCGCCCACGGTGCAGCGCCTGCTCGATGCCGGCGCGGCCTTTGCCGGCAAGACCGTCACCGACGAGCTGGCGTTCTCGATGAACGGCCAGAACGCGCACTTCGGCGCGCCCGTCAACGGCGCGGCACCCGAGCGCATCAGCGGCGGCTCGAGCTCGGGCTCGGCGGCGGCGGTGTCGAACCGCCTGGTCGACTTTGCGCTGGGCACCGACACCGGCGGCAGCGTGCGCGCGCCGGCCAGCCACTGCCACCTGCTGGGCCTGCGGCCCACACATGGCCGCGTGAGCCTGGACGGTGCGCTGGATCTGGCCCCCAGCCTCGACACCTGCGGCTGGTTTGCCCGCGATGCCGCCACCTTTGCCCGCGTGGCCGAGGTGCTGCTGGGCGCCGACGCCCGCCCCCTGCCGGCCAGCGTGCGCCTGCTGTGGCCCACCGCGCTGTGGACCCTGCTGGTGCCCGAGGCCGCACCAGCGGTGAAAGACGCCGCCGGCCGTGTGCAGGCCGTGCTGGGCGGCGCCACGCCGGTGGACGTGGTGCACGAGAGCCTGGACGCGATGTACTGGCACTTTCGCCACCTGCAGGGCCGCGAGGCCTGGATGACCGACGGCCCGCTGATCGAGCGTTACGCGCCGCCGCTGGGCCCCGGCGTGGCCGAGCGCTTTGCCTGGTCGCGCCAGGTCAGCGATGCCCAGGTGGCCGCGGCCTGGGTGCACCGCCGCGCCATCAGCGCCCGGCTCGACGACCTGCTGGGCGACGATGGCGTGCTGCTGCTGCCCACCATGCCCGATGTGGCGCCGCTGCGCGCCGCACCCGAAAGCGCGCTGGAGGACTACCGCAACCGCGCCATCCGCCTGCTGTGCCTGGCCGGCCTGACCGGCCTGCCGCAGCTGAGCCTGCCGCTGCTGTGGCGCGAGGATGCCGCGGGCGGCCGCGCGCCGATGGGCCTGTCGCTGCTGGGCCCGCGCGGGTCTGACCGCAGCCTGGTGGCGCTGGCCGAGCGGCTGGCCGCCGCCGGCGTGGGGGTGTGA
- a CDS encoding SDR family oxidoreductase — protein MSPAQVLVVGASRGIGLELVRQYRADGVPVVATARDDAGLARLAALGARPLRLDVASAAGCAGLAWPIDGEQFDAAWLVAGIYGPRSQGLQAPTEAEFDQVMHTNVLAAMRLLPQLGEALAPGGRLAVISSRMGSLGLRQSPAGWLYRASKAALNSVLKDVSLSLAGRAICAALHPGWVRTDMGGGGADLTVERSAADLRATVARLTPADNGGFFNHDGQPLAW, from the coding sequence GTGAGCCCTGCGCAGGTGCTGGTGGTCGGTGCCTCGCGCGGCATCGGCCTGGAGCTGGTGCGCCAGTACCGTGCCGACGGCGTGCCGGTGGTCGCCACCGCGCGCGATGACGCCGGCCTGGCGCGCCTGGCCGCACTGGGCGCCCGGCCGCTGCGGCTGGATGTGGCCAGCGCCGCCGGGTGCGCCGGCCTGGCCTGGCCGATCGACGGCGAGCAGTTCGACGCCGCCTGGCTGGTGGCCGGCATCTACGGCCCGCGCAGCCAGGGCCTGCAGGCGCCCACCGAGGCCGAGTTCGACCAGGTGATGCACACCAATGTGCTGGCCGCCATGCGCCTGCTGCCGCAGCTGGGCGAGGCGCTGGCGCCAGGCGGGCGGCTGGCGGTGATCTCGTCGCGCATGGGCTCGCTGGGCCTGCGCCAGAGCCCCGCCGGCTGGCTGTACCGCGCCTCGAAGGCGGCGCTCAACTCGGTGCTGAAGGATGTCTCGCTGAGCCTGGCCGGCCGCGCCATCTGCGCCGCGCTGCACCCCGGCTGGGTGCGCACCGACATGGGGGGTGGCGGCGCCGACCTCACGGTCGAGCGCAGCGCCGCCGACCTGCGCGCCACCGTGGCCCGGCTGACGCCGGCCGACAACGGCGGCTTCTTCAACCACGACGGCCAGCCACTCGCCTGGTGA
- a CDS encoding ureidoglycolate lyase, which produces MSTVNALLHPQPLTAAAFAPYGRVLQAEAGALAGAETLNAGTAQRVELVPDARLGAGADRPVLALMRAQARTLPLAITELERHRLGSQSFVPLGAPRRFVLVVARPGPAPTDAAQLACFVTDGTQGVWLAPGTWHHALLALDAGDFLVIERRGELPDCDTVALAQPLQLALS; this is translated from the coding sequence ATGTCCACCGTCAACGCCTTGCTTCATCCGCAGCCGCTCACGGCCGCGGCCTTTGCGCCCTATGGCCGCGTGCTGCAGGCCGAGGCCGGCGCCCTTGCCGGCGCGGAAACCCTCAACGCCGGCACCGCCCAGCGTGTGGAGCTGGTGCCCGATGCCCGCCTGGGCGCCGGCGCCGACCGGCCGGTGCTCGCGCTGATGCGCGCGCAGGCGCGCACGCTGCCGCTGGCCATCACCGAGCTCGAGCGCCACCGCCTGGGCAGCCAGAGCTTCGTGCCGCTGGGTGCGCCGCGGCGCTTCGTGCTGGTGGTGGCGCGGCCAGGGCCGGCGCCGACCGATGCGGCGCAGCTGGCATGTTTTGTCACCGATGGCACGCAGGGCGTGTGGCTGGCGCCGGGCACCTGGCATCACGCGCTGCTGGCGCTGGATGCGGGCGACTTCCTGGTCATCGAGCGCCGCGGCGAACTGCCCGACTGCGACACCGTGGCGCTGGCGCAGCCGCTGCAGCTGGCGCTGTCGTAG
- a CDS encoding acyl-CoA dehydrogenase family protein — protein MLLSDDHVAVQDAVRSFVQAEIAPHAAAWDKSHQFPAAQLKGLAALGCYGVAVPQAYDGAGLDYLALAVILEEIAAGDGATSTVVSVNNCPVCSILMAWGSEAQKQAFLKPLARGDMLGAFCLTEPHVGSQADGLKTTAVRAQAGDGDGYVLNGVKQFITSGKNGDVAIVMAVTDKAAGKRGISAFLVPTGTPGYTVARVEDKMGQHASDTAQIVFENCRVPAANRIGQEGEGLKIALSGLEGGRIGIASQCVGMARAAFDCALAYARERQAFGTAIFNHQAVQFKLAEMAMQIEAARQLIWHAAVLKDAGRPCLKEAAMAKLNASEMAERVCSAAIQVLGGYGYVSDFPVERIYRDVRVCQIYEGTSEVQKILIARALA, from the coding sequence ATGCTGTTGAGCGACGACCACGTGGCGGTGCAGGACGCCGTGCGCAGCTTTGTGCAGGCCGAGATCGCGCCGCATGCCGCCGCCTGGGACAAGAGCCACCAGTTCCCGGCGGCCCAGCTCAAGGGCCTGGCCGCGCTGGGCTGCTACGGCGTGGCCGTGCCGCAGGCCTATGACGGTGCGGGGCTCGACTACCTGGCGCTGGCCGTGATCCTGGAGGAGATCGCCGCTGGCGACGGCGCCACCAGCACCGTGGTCAGCGTCAACAACTGCCCGGTGTGCTCGATCCTGATGGCCTGGGGCAGCGAGGCGCAAAAGCAGGCGTTTCTCAAGCCGCTGGCGCGCGGTGACATGCTGGGCGCGTTCTGCCTCACCGAGCCGCATGTGGGCAGCCAGGCCGACGGGCTGAAGACCACCGCCGTGCGTGCTCAGGCTGGCGATGGCGACGGCTACGTGCTCAACGGCGTCAAGCAGTTCATCACCAGCGGCAAGAACGGCGATGTGGCCATCGTCATGGCGGTCACCGACAAAGCCGCCGGCAAGCGCGGCATCAGCGCCTTTCTGGTGCCCACCGGCACGCCCGGCTACACCGTGGCGCGGGTGGAAGACAAGATGGGCCAGCATGCGTCCGACACGGCGCAGATCGTGTTCGAGAACTGCCGCGTGCCCGCCGCCAACCGCATCGGCCAGGAGGGCGAGGGCCTGAAGATCGCGCTGTCGGGCCTGGAGGGCGGGCGCATCGGCATCGCCAGCCAGTGCGTGGGCATGGCCCGCGCGGCGTTTGACTGCGCGCTGGCCTATGCCAGGGAGCGCCAGGCCTTCGGCACGGCCATCTTCAACCACCAGGCGGTGCAGTTCAAGCTGGCCGAGATGGCCATGCAGATCGAGGCCGCGCGCCAGCTGATCTGGCATGCCGCCGTGCTGAAGGACGCCGGCCGCCCCTGCCTGAAGGAGGCCGCGATGGCCAAGCTCAATGCCAGCGAGATGGCCGAGCGCGTGTGCTCGGCGGCCATCCAGGTGCTGGGCGGCTATGGCTATGTGAGCGACTTTCCGGTCGAGCGCATCTACCGCGACGTGCGCGTGTGCCAGATCTACGAGGGCACCTCCGAGGTGCAGAAGATCTTGATCGCGCGGGCGCTGGCCTGA